A genomic window from Oceanibaculum nanhaiense includes:
- a CDS encoding vWA domain-containing protein has product MFVSFFLELRQAGVPVSLREYLTLLEGVEAGVPGYSVENFYYFSRAAMVKDERHLDRFDQVFGHVFKGLELLDGVFGAEIPEEWLRKLAERHLSEEEKRQIEALGGWDKLMETLRQRLEEQKKRHQGGNKWIGTAGTSPFGAYGYNPEGVRVGQEGNRNFRAVKVWDQRAYRNLDDSVEIGTRNIKVALRRLRRFARQGAPTELDLDDTIRSTARNAGLLDLKMRPERHNAVKLLLFFDVGGSMDGHIRVCEELFSAARAEFKHMEYFYFHNCPYERVWKDNSRRGTDKIPTFEVLRTYPADYRVIFVGDASMSPYEVFQPGGSVEHWNEEAGAVWMHRLLETYSRAIWLNPVAEGRWPWFESIQALRQMMGGRMFPLTLDGLDRGIRELTR; this is encoded by the coding sequence ATGTTCGTCAGCTTCTTCCTTGAGTTGCGCCAGGCCGGCGTGCCGGTGTCTTTGCGCGAATATCTGACCCTGCTGGAAGGCGTCGAGGCCGGCGTGCCCGGCTATTCGGTCGAGAATTTCTATTATTTCTCCCGCGCCGCGATGGTGAAGGACGAACGCCATCTCGACCGCTTCGACCAGGTGTTCGGCCATGTCTTCAAAGGGCTGGAACTGCTGGACGGCGTGTTCGGCGCGGAAATTCCCGAGGAATGGCTGCGCAAGCTGGCCGAACGGCACCTCTCCGAGGAGGAAAAGCGCCAGATCGAGGCGCTGGGCGGCTGGGACAAGCTGATGGAGACGCTGCGCCAGCGGCTGGAGGAGCAGAAGAAGCGTCACCAGGGCGGCAATAAATGGATCGGCACCGCCGGTACCTCGCCGTTCGGCGCCTATGGCTATAACCCCGAGGGCGTGCGCGTCGGCCAGGAAGGCAACCGCAATTTCCGCGCGGTGAAAGTGTGGGACCAGCGCGCCTACCGCAATCTCGACGACAGCGTGGAGATCGGCACCCGCAACATCAAGGTAGCGCTGCGCCGGCTGCGCCGCTTTGCCCGGCAAGGGGCGCCGACCGAGCTGGACCTCGACGACACCATCCGCTCGACCGCGCGCAATGCCGGGCTGCTCGACCTGAAGATGCGCCCGGAACGGCACAATGCGGTGAAGCTGCTGCTGTTCTTCGATGTCGGCGGCTCGATGGATGGCCATATCCGCGTCTGCGAGGAGCTGTTCTCCGCCGCGCGCGCCGAATTCAAACACATGGAATATTTCTACTTCCACAATTGCCCGTACGAGCGGGTGTGGAAGGACAACAGCCGGCGCGGCACCGACAAGATCCCGACCTTCGAGGTGCTGCGCACCTACCCCGCCGATTATCGCGTGATCTTCGTCGGCGATGCCTCGATGAGTCCCTACGAGGTTTTCCAGCCCGGCGGCTCGGTCGAGCACTGGAACGAGGAGGCCGGCGCGGTGTGGATGCACCGGCTGCTGGAGACCTATTCGCGCGCCATCTGGCTGAACCCGGTGGCGGAGGGGCGCTGGCCGTGGTTCGAATCGATCCAGGCTCTGCGCCAGATGATGGGCGGGCGCATGTTCCCGCTTACCCTCGACGGGCTCGACCGCGGCATCCGCGAGCTGACGCGCTAG